The DNA region ACGATTTCATTATTGTCTACACCTCAGGTACAACAGGCAAACCAAAAGGGGCTGTCCTAACACATAAAAATGTATTTATGAACGCAGTCAATATGGATCTTGAATGTGGTCTCACCAAGGATGAAGTGCAAATCATTACAACCCCTTTGTTTCATATCGGTGGCATCTCGGCCTTAACAATGCTCATGCTCGTTGGAGGTACATCCATTCTTCACAAGAAATTTGACCCAGAACATATATTGCAAACCTTTGATAAAGAAAAAGTTACCTATGCATTTATGGTACCTTCCATGTGGAATATTCTACTCGAGGTTCCAAGCTTTAAAGAATACAACGTAAAAAGCTTACGAATCATTTGCACAGCCGCAGCGTCAACACCACTCGAACTAAAGAAAAAGTTGATGAAAAGTTTTCCAAATGTTGGTGTTTTCGATACCTTTGGTCATACGGAGCTTTCCGCGAGCACAGCAACATTAAAAGCAAGTGACTCTCTATTGAAAACAGGCTCAGTAGGACTTCCTTATTCCAATGTCGAGGTTAGAGTGGTTGATGAAAATATGGTAGACGTTCAGCCAGGTGAGGTGGGCGAAATTATCTATCGTGGACCAACGACGATGAAAGAATATTATAACAACCCTGAGGCGACGAAAGAAACACTTAGGGGTGGTTGGCTTCACAGTGGAGACCTAGTAATGGTTGACCATGACGGGTATTTAACCGTTGTTGACCGGAAAAAGGACATGATTATTAGTGGTGGAGAAAACATCTACCCGAAGGAAATTGAAGAAGTATTATATACACATCCTGATATCCTCGAAGCAGCAGTTGTTGGTGTACCTGATGAAAAATGGGGAGAAACAGTTAAGGCTTTCGTTGTAACACGAAATGGAAAAACCTTAACAGAGCAAGAGGTGGTGGAGTATTGTACGGAGCGAATTGCCCGTTATAAAAAACCTCATTATGTTGAATTTATTAATGAGTTGCCAAGAAACGGTTCCGGAAAAATATTAAAAACGGCACTTAGAGATAACAATTTAAAAGTATAAGGAAGTGGAGGTTCACGAATTTGACCCATTCCCTACAAACAATTAAAGAAAACCTGCGAGGTTACTTACAAAATAATTTGTTCGCAGGAGCCGAAGTAACGATTAATGAATTCTTTCAAGCCTCAGGAGGCTGGACAGATGAAACGTATGTTCTTTCAGCTGAAACCAATGAGCAAACATTGGGTCTCGTTATTCGAAAGTTGAAAAAAGGAAGCCTTTTGTCAGGCGAAAGAAACTTATCTCAACAATACAGACTTCTCGAATTATTAAGCAACTCCACCTCATTACCTGTACCAAAAGTGTATCTACTTGAGGAGGATCCAAGCATTATCGGCGGTGAATTTATGATTATGGAAAGGCTGAAAGGGCAAAGTTATGTTCCATGGTCAAAGGAAGGAAAGGCGTTTTTATTTAGTGCAGCGACAGACACAGGTATACCAAAGCAATTTACCGATTACTTAATTTCCTTACATAATCTTAATTATAAACAAGTCGGTATAGATACTATTTTCGAAGATCCAGGAGTCGAATATGGCTTCATAGATAAAAAAATAGCTGAATTTGAGAATTTATATTTAAAATATAAGATCATCTATGATCCAGTCATGACTGACGCATTAGAGTGGTTAAAGCAGCAGCGACCTGCCGCACAAAGACTATCTATTATCCATGGCGATTATCGAACGGGGAACATGCTCTATGGTGAGAACCAAATAAGTGGAATATTAGATTGGGAAGCTGCTGAAATTGGAGACCCTATAATGGATGTTGCCTATATTTGTGCAAAAGCAAATCGGATGGACTCCCCGCTCCTATGTTATTTGTTAGATAAAGAGTGGTTTATCGAATACTATGCGGAAAAAACAGGCCTAATTGTAAATAAAAAGGATCTGCACTATTTTGAGGTGCTACATCAAGTAAGATTCCTGATATTGTCTCTCTCAGCTGCGCATGCCTTTGAAAAAGAAAAATCGACGGATTTAAGGATGGGAAGACAAGGGTTTAGATGGACGATGATGCGAAATATATTAGCTGAAACGCTCGGCTATTGATTGAGGTGAAGACATGCTCGATAAATCGAATACCTTACAGGCGATTAGCCTTGTTCTTAAGAGAGATATTCTCCCTAACCTAACAAATGATGTGGCAAAGGAACAGACAATAGCTATTCTGTCTTTATTAAAAAATATCGATGCGACAACTGTTCCAAATGATGAACCCTTCAAAGCTGTCAATTCCTTACTTCTTGCTGAGTTAGAAGTCAGTCTTGAAGAAATGAAACAACTAACCTCTTTGACTCTTAATGATCAGCTAACAAAATTTGAAAAGGGACTTAAAAAATTAGCAAAACAAAAAGAGAAAGAAAGAGAAAAATGGGAATCGTTGAATAGCTTGTTTTCTGAAATGATTAAATTTGCTTATCAAAATAGCGAGCTTCACCCGTTCATTGATGAATTTAGAAAGACGATGAGAAAACAGCTTGAAATAGAGATGAAAACGGTCCATTAATAACGGAGGTAAAATATGAAAGCCATTGTATTAAGAGAAATTGGCGGTCCAGAACAGTATCAATTTGAAGAAATTGACACACCTTCACCAGGTCGGAATGAAGTGTTAATTCGTTTACGTGCAGCAGCCTTCAACCGCCGTGATATTTTTGTCCGAAAAGGGGAATATCCGGGGATTCGATTACCAGCGACTCCTGGAGCAGATGGTGCAGGTGAAATCGTAGCCGTTGGCGATGATGCCACCAATTTACCAGTAGGCAGTAAGGTAGTCATCTATCCAGCTATTAACTGGGGAGATGAAGAAAGAATTTATCGAAAGGACTTTTCGATTGTTGGCGTTCCTACTAATGGCACCTTTGCTGAATTCATTAAAGTTCCAATGGAGAATGTATTTTTAAAACCGGATTATCTTTCGTGGGAAGAAGCAGCAGCACTTCCGTTAGCTGGTTTAACAGCCTATCGTTCTTTAGTGACTCGAGGACAGTTAAAAGCAGGGGAAAATGTTCTGATTCCTGGGATTGGAGGAGGTGTTGCTACGTTCTTGCTGCAAGTAGCCGCTGCACTTGGTGCGAAGGTATATGTTACTTCAAGCAGTGACGACAAAATTAACAAAGCCATTTCTTTAGGAGCATCGGGTGGGGTCAATTACCAAGAGGAAAACTGGGACAAAAAATTAAGAGAATGGATGCCAGACGGAGCCGATTTATGTGTGGATAGTGTTGGGGGTAAATCCTTTCAAAAGCTTCTCAATATTACGAAACATGGAAGTCGCATCGTTACATTCGGAGCAACCGCAGGCCCAGTTCCACAACTTGTCATGCCGAAAATATTTTTAAAACAGCTTGATATTTTAGGAACAACCATGGGGTCTCCAAGTGAATTTCACAATATGCTCTCGTTCTATTCTGAAAACCTAATCCATCCGGTTATTGATTCGATATACTCCTTTGAAGAAATAACCGAGGCTCAAAGAAGAATGGAACAAGGGAATAATTTCGGAAAAATTGTGGTTACATTCCCATGGAGTGAAGAAAGTATTTAAGGAGGTTGAAAATGAGTAGGCCTATTTTAACAGAAGAGCACGAGATGTTTAGGCGGTCGTTAAGGAAGTTTTTGGAGAAGAATGCTAGCCCCTTTTATGAACAATGGGATCAAGAAAAGCTTGTTCCAAGGGATTTCTGGAAAGTAATGGGTGAAAATGGTTTTCTTTGTCCTTGGGTTGATGAAAAGTATGGAGGAGCCAACGCAGACTTTGGTTATTCGGTCGTTATTAATGAGGAACTAGAAAGAGTTGGCAGTGGGTTAGTCGGTATCAATAATCACAATGATATCGTCGTTCCATATATTAATTCTTTTGGAAACGAGGAGCAAAAGGAAAGATGGTTACCGGGATGTCTAACGGGTGATTCAATTTCAGCAATTGCCATGACAGAACCAGGGTCTGGCTCTGATTTAGCTGCTATTAAAACTACAGCAAGAAAAGAAGGAGATTACTATATTGTAAACGGTGCTAAAACGTTTATTACCAGTGGAATCCATGCTGATCTTGTCGTACTCGTTTGCAAGACAGACCCAAAAGCTGAGCCTGCTTACAAAGGAATTAGTTTATTAGTAGTAGAGGCTGGAACACCGGGATTTAGTAAATCAAAACAGCTTAGTAAATTAGGACAGCATTGCTCAGATACCGCCGAGCTTGTGTTTGAGGATGCAAGAGTTCCAGTTGCTAATTTACTAGGTGAAGAAGGAAAAGGTTTTTATTACTTAATGGAAAAACTACAGCAGGAAAGATTATTAGTTGCCGTCGGTGCAGTCGCAGTAGCTGAAAGAATGTTCGAAATTACAAAAGAATATGTGAAACAAAGAACCGCCTTTGGTAAATCAATAAGCCAATTCCAAAATACTCAATTTAAAATGGCTGAAATGGCGACAGAAATTCAAATTGCTCGGGTTTTTGTTGATAATCTGATAGCAAACCATATCGACAAAAAAGAGGTTGTTACGCAGGTATCAATGGCCAAATGGTGGGTAACAGATCTGGCAAAAAAGGTTGCATCACAGTGCCTGCAGTTACATGGTGGTTACGGTTATATGGAGGAATATGAGATAGCAAGAAGATTTAGAGATATACAAGCAACATCTATTTATGCAGGTACAAATGAGATTATGAAATCGATTATTGCTAAAAAACTAGAATTGTAGATTGATTGAGTATCTAGTAAGTTTCTCTGATTTGCAAGGAAGTGTAGTGTTTAATCCCAATCCAATTTAACCCCTTAAGGAGGGCGAAAGTTAATGAAAAAAGTTAATTTAGGATTAATCGTTTTAATGCTTCTAATGTTTGCTGCGTTAGCTGGATGTAGTGAAGGTTCTGAAAAATCATCAGGCAGCTCGTCAGATACTATAGAAATTGGAGTAGTGCTAGCGACATCTGGGCCTATTGCTCAAACAGGAACTTGGGTTCTAGACGGCCATAAAGCGGCTGAAAAAGAGATCAACGATAATGGTGGATTTAAGGTTGGCGATAAAACCTACAAAATCAAGATTGTCCATTACGATTCAGAGGGAAGAGCAGAATCAGCAACAGCCGCGACTGAAAAACTAATTAACCAAGATAAAGTACCAGTGATCCTTGGAACATCCATCAGCTCGGAAACAGCGGCAATGATTCCGATTGCTGAACGTGCTAAAACCCCATTAATGACTTTTGTTGCTGCAAGTGACATCTTAACCTCACAAGGAGCTAATTTCTTTTCTCAAGCTGCTCCTGCAAACAAAAACTATGTTAATGCGGGAACAAAGACTATGAAAGACATGGGAATGACAAATGTTGCCGTTATTTATGTAGATGATGCTTGGGGTCAATCCTATGCAAAACTTTACCCACCAGTTATGGAAAAGGAAGGAATTAACATAGTTACAACTGAAAAATTCGCGCCTGAACAAAATGAATTTATGACGATGCTAAATAAAATTAAAGCCAAAAACCCAGATGGAATTTTACTAGCTGCTGAAACTGAACTTGCGATTCCATTAATAAAACAGCTTGAGGAAGTAATGCCAGATGTGAAGATTATGGAAACAGGTGGTACCATTCCTGAAGAGTTAATTAAATTGGCACCTAGTGCAGCAGAAGATATTGTTACTCTAAGTCGTGCGGGTGCAGAAACACCTGAAATCAAAACGTTCAAGGAATTATTCTCAAAATCGTATGATTACGAAGCAAATTCGTTTAGCTACTCCGGCTATGATGGAATCCATTTTATGGTCGATGCTATGGTGAAAGCAGGAACAGTTACTGATAAAGATAAGATAAACAAGGAGATCCGTGGTGCACAGTATAAGGGTCTAATTGGAACATACAGCTTCAACGAAAAGGGAGAAAACAATTTGCTAGGAAATCGCGCGATTATCAAAGACGGCAAAGTGATTTATCAAACGGTTGATCAACCCTTACCGTAGAAGAAATTATAGGGGCAGAGATCTAGGTCTTTTGCCCCTTTGATAAAGACAGGAGGTAAATCATGGCAGATCAAATCATGCAATCCATTTTGAATGGCTT from Neobacillus sp. FSL H8-0543 includes:
- a CDS encoding long-chain fatty acid--CoA ligase, with amino-acid sequence MLEYHRAKQLLVDEMLIRSARKFPNKIAIIDNEVRMTYQLLQSRVSNLAGWFQSQGIKKGEKVALLLYNSIEYTECLFALAKIGAVAVPVNFRLQKLEFEYILDNSDAKMLVAHHDFTSVIEQIRPNLPLLEEVIIVDDRVEKAHSHYDYYAIFDNAFIPRLEELKDDDDFIIVYTSGTTGKPKGAVLTHKNVFMNAVNMDLECGLTKDEVQIITTPLFHIGGISALTMLMLVGGTSILHKKFDPEHILQTFDKEKVTYAFMVPSMWNILLEVPSFKEYNVKSLRIICTAAASTPLELKKKLMKSFPNVGVFDTFGHTELSASTATLKASDSLLKTGSVGLPYSNVEVRVVDENMVDVQPGEVGEIIYRGPTTMKEYYNNPEATKETLRGGWLHSGDLVMVDHDGYLTVVDRKKDMIISGGENIYPKEIEEVLYTHPDILEAAVVGVPDEKWGETVKAFVVTRNGKTLTEQEVVEYCTERIARYKKPHYVEFINELPRNGSGKILKTALRDNNLKV
- a CDS encoding phosphotransferase family protein: MTHSLQTIKENLRGYLQNNLFAGAEVTINEFFQASGGWTDETYVLSAETNEQTLGLVIRKLKKGSLLSGERNLSQQYRLLELLSNSTSLPVPKVYLLEEDPSIIGGEFMIMERLKGQSYVPWSKEGKAFLFSAATDTGIPKQFTDYLISLHNLNYKQVGIDTIFEDPGVEYGFIDKKIAEFENLYLKYKIIYDPVMTDALEWLKQQRPAAQRLSIIHGDYRTGNMLYGENQISGILDWEAAEIGDPIMDVAYICAKANRMDSPLLCYLLDKEWFIEYYAEKTGLIVNKKDLHYFEVLHQVRFLILSLSAAHAFEKEKSTDLRMGRQGFRWTMMRNILAETLGY
- a CDS encoding zinc-binding dehydrogenase, which produces MKAIVLREIGGPEQYQFEEIDTPSPGRNEVLIRLRAAAFNRRDIFVRKGEYPGIRLPATPGADGAGEIVAVGDDATNLPVGSKVVIYPAINWGDEERIYRKDFSIVGVPTNGTFAEFIKVPMENVFLKPDYLSWEEAAALPLAGLTAYRSLVTRGQLKAGENVLIPGIGGGVATFLLQVAAALGAKVYVTSSSDDKINKAISLGASGGVNYQEENWDKKLREWMPDGADLCVDSVGGKSFQKLLNITKHGSRIVTFGATAGPVPQLVMPKIFLKQLDILGTTMGSPSEFHNMLSFYSENLIHPVIDSIYSFEEITEAQRRMEQGNNFGKIVVTFPWSEESI
- a CDS encoding acyl-CoA dehydrogenase family protein, with translation MSRPILTEEHEMFRRSLRKFLEKNASPFYEQWDQEKLVPRDFWKVMGENGFLCPWVDEKYGGANADFGYSVVINEELERVGSGLVGINNHNDIVVPYINSFGNEEQKERWLPGCLTGDSISAIAMTEPGSGSDLAAIKTTARKEGDYYIVNGAKTFITSGIHADLVVLVCKTDPKAEPAYKGISLLVVEAGTPGFSKSKQLSKLGQHCSDTAELVFEDARVPVANLLGEEGKGFYYLMEKLQQERLLVAVGAVAVAERMFEITKEYVKQRTAFGKSISQFQNTQFKMAEMATEIQIARVFVDNLIANHIDKKEVVTQVSMAKWWVTDLAKKVASQCLQLHGGYGYMEEYEIARRFRDIQATSIYAGTNEIMKSIIAKKLEL
- a CDS encoding ABC transporter substrate-binding protein; the encoded protein is MKKVNLGLIVLMLLMFAALAGCSEGSEKSSGSSSDTIEIGVVLATSGPIAQTGTWVLDGHKAAEKEINDNGGFKVGDKTYKIKIVHYDSEGRAESATAATEKLINQDKVPVILGTSISSETAAMIPIAERAKTPLMTFVAASDILTSQGANFFSQAAPANKNYVNAGTKTMKDMGMTNVAVIYVDDAWGQSYAKLYPPVMEKEGINIVTTEKFAPEQNEFMTMLNKIKAKNPDGILLAAETELAIPLIKQLEEVMPDVKIMETGGTIPEELIKLAPSAAEDIVTLSRAGAETPEIKTFKELFSKSYDYEANSFSYSGYDGIHFMVDAMVKAGTVTDKDKINKEIRGAQYKGLIGTYSFNEKGENNLLGNRAIIKDGKVIYQTVDQPLP